CTGGAATTTTGGCCGACAGATAAAGACAGTTTCTATAAGGGGATAGATCTTTTAAAAGGAGAATTTTTAGGTTATTATGATCACAGTGGAAATAAGGTGAAATCTTCTGATAAAGCAGATTATTATCTCAGAAGGTACAGGGATAATATTTATGGAAAGTTTGAAAAAGTCGAATCTTTCTCATTGACATCGATATTTGAAGGCCGAGAGACAGATCAGCCTCCATATTATGTGAAACAAGGGAAATATAGATCCTCATATGGTGAGGGCTATGAAGAAGGATCCTATATCGATGATACAAAGCATGGCAACTGGGAAACTATTGAAAGGATGTATCATACCTATGGAAGATATGATATGGGAGAGAAAACTGGACAGTGGTGGCTCAATGGCTATAAGGGAAAATTCGTCAATGACTTAAAAGAAGGACTGTGGATAAGGGAAGGTGGCACAGAGGAAGAACTCTATGCAGAAGGAAAATTAAAGGAAAGTCGGACCTACGATCAGGAGAGTAAGGAATTGACAGAAGAAACTATCTATAATGGAAATGGAAGCTATATAACCAAGGAATATTTAGGCCCCGCAGTCATAAAAAAAAGTACCAGAAGCAGTGAAGGAAAATATAGAATAGAGGAATATAACCCCAATGGAAAACTGATTTATCTGACGAAAAATGACGGTGCAAGGATAAAAATAGATTCCTATAAACACAGTCAGCCTAAAAGTCTTTATGAATCCACTGAATGGGATAATCTGGAGTATTTGGGGGAATTAAAAGGTTATGGACAGATAGCTTTTTCCCATGCCTATCTCCTGAAAAATAGTGAAAACGTCAATGCTTATAGAGCAAGAATCTATAAAAAAAATCTGGGGGAAAAAGAGATTTTCTTTATGGCAGTAAAAAAAGATAGAAGCAGATATTATTGGATCCGTGAAATTTTTGAAGGTCATATGACAGAGGGAAAATTCCCTTCTAACATTGTAAGGGAAGGGAAAAACGAATTATTTACCCGTGGAGAAAACATTATAGAAACCGGTAATTATAAAAACAATAAATTAAGTGGAGCAATGCTGAACTACAGCTCCGGCAGGGTCTATCAGGAGATAAATTTTGACCAGGGAAAATGGCACGGAACATATAAAGAATATGATCAGGATGGA
This sequence is a window from Psychrilyobacter atlanticus DSM 19335. Protein-coding genes within it:
- a CDS encoding toxin-antitoxin system YwqK family antitoxin, which gives rise to MKKLLIIMFLWSLSIFGKVHPNISLKYLQGNKKDSFLGDMIEIDDSELRFEKRDGRYNIFIYDNTGRKSPIDSFEEEREILSVFFHEISGDTLKEIFMITRYKDKYEIYSYGVSYDRFSYFFGSLNRLNNLLNNHFKNTKNLNASMVKKELKGKVPLDYGSLEFWPTDKDSFYKGIDLLKGEFLGYYDHSGNKVKSSDKADYYLRRYRDNIYGKFEKVESFSLTSIFEGRETDQPPYYVKQGKYRSSYGEGYEEGSYIDDTKHGNWETIERMYHTYGRYDMGEKTGQWWLNGYKGKFVNDLKEGLWIREGGTEEELYAEGKLKESRTYDQESKELTEETIYNGNGSYITKEYLGPAVIKKSTRSSEGKYRIEEYNPNGKLIYLTKNDGARIKIDSYKHSQPKSLYESTEWDNLEYLGELKGYGQIAFSHAYLLKNSENVNAYRARIYKKNLGEKEIFFMAVKKDRSRYYWIREIFEGHMTEGKFPSNIVREGKNELFTRGENIIETGNYKNNKLSGAMLNYSSGRVYQEINFDQGKWHGTYKEYDQDGNLIAHSKYEMGKKVEEIKDIDIDAAVNEFFRNLIYE